tttGCTTGCTTTGCATTTCGGTAGAACATGGGTGACTTGACTTTGGTAATTTTAAGATGGTATCATAGTGGTGTGTTAGATTCTAGTGGGGAACCAATATATAAAGGTGGGCAAGTTACTGATTTTCTGAATGTTGATGTGGATATGATGTCTTATTTTGAGTTAAGAGACTATATTAAAAAACTAGGATACACTACAACTTGCACATTTAGTATTAAACCACCTAACAATGACATTTTGGTAGATGTTGTGAGTGATGTGGATATTTTAGACATGTGTATGTCTTTAGAATATGGAGATATTGTGGAGGTATATGTGCACCACATGATTGATAAACTAACTGTTGTGGACCTCTCTTTATTAGAAAATGCTAGTCATGGGGAGAAAGAGGAATCTGGTTTAGCTTTTAATAAAGGGGCTGATGACTAGGGGCTAATGAAAAGGTTGGTGAGGAGCCCTTAAATGGTCCTAATACACCTGCTGCCTTTTCTATTCAAATTGCTGGTAATACAGCAACTGCCTCAAGTTCTGCACCTGCTGATAATACAGCTGCTACTACTGCAAATGGTGCTACTGAAGATTATCCAGATCTAGGTCCAGTTGGATCTGATTTTGTAGAAGAGGGATCTTATTACTCAACTGCTAATAGTGAACAATCTGTAGACGAAATAGTTGGGGAAGGTGAGGAGGACTACGAAGTGATGTGCATGAGGAGGTTAAGGAGTTGAGGGCTGAAAGAAGAACTTTTCAGAGGAGAAAAAGAAGGGAGAGGGCAAAACCGGATAGTGAAGAGGTACCAGCAGGTGAAGCTGGTATAGATCTAGGATTTGATGAAACTGAAATAGGTAAAGTAAGTCTTGATGGAAGGTTAGGAGGTGATGAGCCTTACTATGCAAGTTCTGGTGATGATAGTTTTGTAATAGATGAGGATGAGTGTTGGGATAATGAAGAAGATGTTGAATCTTGAGTAAATGTGCCAAGAAGGGAAATGTTTTCAAGAAGGAGGTCAGAAAAGACCAAAACCATTCATGACCCCGTTGCCAAAAAAGTTGTGTGGCAGTTGGGTATGGTCTTTAAAGATGTGGATAGCTTAGAGCAGCGGTAACTAAATATGCTGTTCAAAGGAGGGTTCAATTAGAAAAGTGggtgaatgagccaaaaatggttAGGGTTAGGTGCAAGGATGGTTGTCCATGGATTTTGTATGCATGTCTTGACAAAATCACAAATGATTTCCAAATAAAAACTTACATTCCAAAGCATACTTGCAAACAGACCACCGGAATTACTTGTGTAATGCAAAATTTATTGCTGATGTGTATAGAAAGTTTATAATAGAGCAGCCAAACATAAGAGTTTTCAAATTGCAAGAGCCaattaggaaaaaaaaattataattcatGTGGGAAAGACTATTGTTAGGAGAGCAAGAGCAAAATTTTTGAAGAGATCACGGGTGATCATATTCAGGAATTTGGAAGAATTCTTGACTACAAGGATGAACTGTTAAGGACCAATCCTGGGAGCACTTGTGTTGTTGAACTTGGTGGACCTGATGCATCTGGTAGGCTTGTTTTTCAAAGCTTGTACATATGTTTGATGCATTGAAGAAGGCATTTTTCATTGTAGGAAATGTATAGGTTTAGATGGGTGTTTCTTGAAAGGGGTTTGTAAAGGGCAGTTGTTGGTTGCTGTGTGTAAGGCTGGTAATAACCAAATGTTGCCTCTTGCATGGGCTGTGGTTGAGTATGAAAACAAGAATACATGGACTTAGTTTGTCAGAATTCTGAAGGAAGATTTTGCACTTGGAGATGGGGCAGACTTAACCTTGATAACAGATATGCAAAAGGTATGTGTGCTTGTTTATTTTTTGAATGTTGTTTCATATTCACTTACGTGTATTCATCTTTATTAATGATTGATTTATTTCAGGGACTGTTTGTAGCAATTGGGGATCTTTTACCTGCTACTGAACACAGAAAGTGTGCTAGGCacatcttggctaacttttgTAAGGACTGGAGAGGGCTTCAAAGAAGACAACAGTTTTGGAGGATTGCAAAGAGCACTTTTGAGTCCCAACTGAGAAGAAATATTGAGAAGATGAAGTTGCTTGGTCCAAGAAGAATGATGGATGCACTGATGTACTACAACATAGAGTATTGGTGTAAGGTGTACTTCAACACTTCTGTTAAATGTGATTATGTAGACAACAACATGTCTGAGTGTTTTAATGCACGGATCTTGGCTGCCAGGTATGTGTACTAGCTTAATTTTTGAATTTTGTTGGCTGCTTTGAAGATTTCACTTATGTTTCTTAATCTTTACTAACTGATAGGCACAAGACAATCATAACTATGCTTGAAGAGATTAGAGTAAAGAAGATGACAAGGATTGGAAGTTTGAGGGAGTTTGTAAATACTTGGGGAAGCAATTACTCTCCAATGGCTTTGAAGGTATTAGAGGAGAATGTTACTAGGTCAATGGATTGTAACATTGAGTTTAATGGAGTTGCAGGGTTTGAAATTAAAGGACTATGTCAACACACTGTGGATCTTCTAGGAGCACTTGTGGTTGTAGGGCTTGGCAGCTAAAGGAATACCATGTGCACATGCTATAGCTGCAATACACTTTAAAAAGTATGACCACTTGACTACATTGACAACTGCTACAACAAAGAGATTTACTTAAGAACATATGAATTTGTTCTTCAATCAGTGACAAACATGGAAATGTGGCCTATCTCCACTAACCCAATTGTTGCACCACCAGAGATCAAAAGCATGCCTCGAAGGCCACCAAAGGTTAGAAAGAAAGAGGCCCATGAAACTAAGAAGTATGGGAAGTTGCCTCGAACTGGAATGACCATGACATGTAGTACTTGCCAAACTAGAGGCCACAACAAGAGAGGGCGTCCAAAAAATCAAGGTGTTAGGTCATCAACAAGGGAGAACCATTAATTTCAAGCAGGGGAAGGGCCAAGACATCAGAACCATCAACTTCAAGCAGGGGAAGGGGCAGACCAAAGATTAGGTCATATTTTAAGTTATGTTGATCATTTCTGATATTTGCATTTATATGTATGATAGAAACCAACCATAGAAGTTGAACCTGCTGCAAAAAGTCAAGAGGAAGACTTAGAAAAACAGCCCCGGTAGTGGAAAAGAGTCCTGCACCTACCGAATTTCATGTTTCAAGTTCTGCACCTGCTGAATTTCATGCTTCATCTTCTGCACCTGCGTAATTTCATGCATCATCTAATGCATATCCTACTGCTAAAAGAGGAGGTGGAAGGGG
The nucleotide sequence above comes from Lycium barbarum isolate Lr01 chromosome 3, ASM1917538v2, whole genome shotgun sequence. Encoded proteins:
- the LOC132630242 gene encoding uncharacterized protein LOC132630242 — translated: MQKGLFVAIGDLLPATEHRKCARHILANFCKDWRGLQRRQQFWRIAKSTFESQLRRNIEKMKLLGPRRMMDALMYYNIEYWCKVYFNTSVKCDYVDNNMSECFNARILAARHKTIITMLEEIRVKKMTRIGSLREFVNTWGSNYSPMALKVLEENVTRSMDCNIEFNGVAGFEIKGLCQHTVDLLGALVVVGLGS